A genomic window from Anthonomus grandis grandis chromosome 4, icAntGran1.3, whole genome shotgun sequence includes:
- the LOC126735098 gene encoding phosphatidylinositol glycan anchor biosynthesis class U protein: MGTKNGEKDENSRNSTKSKPTFGSAALLLTLGALLRFIIMISKYQIIISNHIEVSTPLSSWKRVLEGIFLFSKGVNPYEGDLLHETPLAIHIYKYILENVFRNVHLMFIAYDLGTGLLLYFSALKYVKDLVDEHRNKDKFSKDMWEHLPNEDFMRRLPVYVLMAFLFNPYSILGCVGHSTVGIHNFFLSLFIFGMVYGSAIVSSAALALCASISFYPVILILPLAIYFVKIHGCYKQSALSVVCFLISLLLITMYNSNFGKDFTFVRNVYGCILTVPDLQPNIGLFWYFFTEMFDHFRDLFIYSFQINATILYLVPLSVRFRNTPFILTFALLFLITIFKSYPCLSDLGFVLSLLPNFLHLFPFCQQGFIIGVMLLMTTCLAPVLWHLWIYSASANANFYFGVTLAHAIAQIFLVTDVLFTQTKWEYLLKHGKDTKIDGENGILTLE; encoded by the coding sequence ATGGGCACCAAGAATGGCGAAAAAGACGAAAACTCAAGAAATTCTACAAAATCAAAACCAACTTTCGGTAGCGCCGCCCTGCTACTCACCTTGGGAGCTCTTTTGCGGTTTATTATAATGATTTCTAAGTACCAGATCATCATTTCAAACCACATAGAGGTGTCCACACCTTTAAGCTCTTGGAAGAGAGTTTTAGAAGGcattttcctattttctaaAGGAGTGAACCCCTATGAAGGAGACTTATTACATGAAACGCCGTTGGCCATAcatatctacaaatatatacttgAAAATGTATTCAGAAATGTTCATCTAATGTTTATTGCTTATGATCTTGGAACTGGACTGTTGCTTTACTTTTCTGCCCTAAAATATGTCAAGGACCTGGTAGATGAGCACAGGAATAAAGACAAATTCAGCAAAGATATGTGGGAACATCTGCCAAATGAAGATTTCATGCGAAGGTTGCCAGTTTATGTACTAATGGCTTTTTTGTTTAATCCCTACAGCATACTTGGTTGTGTTGGACATTCTACTGTAGGCATACACAATTTCTTTCTGTCtctatttatttttggaatGGTTTATGGAAGTGCAATAGTGAGCAGTGCAGCACTGGCTCTTTGTGCCAGTATATCCTTTTATCCAGTTATTTTAATACTGCCTTTAGCAATCTATTTTGTAAAGATTCATGGTTGTTATAAACAATCTGCATTATCTGTAGTTTGCTTTCTGATATCTTTGTTGTTAATAACTATGTATAATAGTAACTTTGGTAAAGACTTTACCTTTGTAAGGAATGTGTATGGGTGCATACTAACAGTACCTGACCTTCAACCAAATATAGGACTCTTTTGGTACTTTTTCACTGAAATGTTTGATCATTTCAGGGATCTTTTTATCTACTCATTCCAAATAAATGCAACAATTCTTTATTTAGTGCCACTTTCAGTCAGATTTAGAAACACTCCATTTATCCTCACATTTGCTTtgctatttttaataactatatTTAAATCATACCCCTGTCTAAGCGACTTAGGCTTTGTCCTAAGCTTATTgccaaattttttacatttattcccATTTTGTCAGCAAGGATTTATTATAGGAGTAATGCTTTTAATGACAACTTGTTTGGCTCCAGTATTATGGCATTTATGGATCTACAGTGCCTCTGCAAATGCCAATTTCTATTTTGGGGTGACCCTTGCACATGCAATAGCTCAAATATTTTTGGTGACAGATGTATTATTTACTCAGACAAAATGGGAGTACTTGTTAAAACATGGAAAAGATACTAAAATTGATGGAGAAAATGGTATTTTAACCTTAGAGTAA
- the LOC126735598 gene encoding piggyBac transposable element-derived protein 2-like, with amino-acid sequence MLEEDDELLQNVDEIFVEPPDPNVDSDEDSADEEEGGLICILNGRQLCAPAEIKLVNNDRVGESSSCNESDDNGADHVREPIIPSKLIESNPKTEWIANRLLTKEVAKWIPGDIQPMPRQFPEPDYSKYKDMSPVNLFELFFDENIYQYLAEQTQLYAHF; translated from the exons ATGCTTGAAGAAGATGACGAACTGCTACAAAATGTTGATGAAATATTTGTGGAACCTCCTGACCCCAACGTAGACTCAGATGAGGATTCCGCGGATGAGGAGGAAGGAGGATTGATATGCATCCTGAATG gCCGTCAATTGTGCGCTCCAGCCGAAATAAAGTTAGTAAATAATGACAGGGTTGGAGAATCGAGTAGCTGTAATGAATCTGATGATAAc GGCGCTGACCATGTGCGGGAGCCAATAATACCTTCAAAATTAATTGAATCAAATCCCAAAACGGAGTGGATTGCAAATCGACTTTTAACAAAAGAAGTTGCAAAATGGATACCTGGTGATATTCAACCAATGCCCAGACAATTTCCGGAACCGGACTATTCTAAGTACAAAGACATGTCACCTGTTAATCTCTTTGagttattttttgatgaaaacaTTTACCAATACCTTGCTGAACAAACCCAACTTTATGCCCATTTTTAA